atatcataatatgaagggatatttttgttccATCACTTTGCAACacatatttaatgcctgcagatcagctttttcgtttgaaaattttgaatgtcaaaaatatctttaatttttttaaaaaaattatgacatcgtacattatattatgacattctgtggatAAAAATTATGGCTTTctgaatataaaatatcataatataaatataGGATGTAATAATTTTGTCAAAGAACAGAAATATTTTCGtaatagaaaatttttaatgaaaaaatcgatctgcagatattaaatgtgcattgaaaaatgatgactacatAAATCAATCGAACAAAATGTGCTCCATGTtaaattttctacaccacctgcGGTGCACAAAGTATTTACCGTTTTgccgaagaagaagaggaggaaaagggAGGTTCTAACCCAAGAAGCCCAACATGGATGTAGCTGCCTAAAACATCAGTGTAGCATTAGATCACAATTTTGAGTCACTCAGGCTACGCTGCACAATATTCTTTCTTTTGCCCAAGATGGAAGCAAGGTAATCATGCACCCCCGTTCAATGTACCAGATCTATCAGTTGACAGTTGTAATTGCGGTTTGCAAATCCCAGCCGTTCAAGCCTTTttccaatttcaaaaaaaaatagccgttaatACATCCCATAATTCTTCCCTTCCAAATCCACGTACATTAATATCTTTCGGTTTCTCCTCGAAACCAACGGTCTCCTACTTCCTCCTCTTCCTATTTATACCTCTCTTCTCGCCTCTGTCCGCAAAGACCCTCGCCTCTCCTCTTCCCTATCTCCTCTCTATACCTATAACTCCCAAGATAAAAAAGACCCTGGGAGAGCACAAGTTAGCGAAGATAACCTCATCAAAAATGCTagcagaaaagagagagagatcacagGAGAACGAGATCAAGATTCCAGTCTTCTCTGTTCTAAAGAAGGGCAGCATTCTAAAGCACATCTTCCTCAATAGCCCCGAGCCGGGAATTGGCGAAGAAGGCAATGTCCCGAACCAAGAAGAGGAGCCGATACTCATCGGCCGGCATCCAGATTGCCACATCGTGCTCGACCACCCCAGCATCAGCCGGTTCCACCTGGAGATCCGCATAGAGCCTGCGAAGCAGAAGATCTCTGTGATCGATCGATCTTCCGGTATATAGCGAAGAGCTTGAATTCTTCTTTTGGTTTTGATCATTTCTTTTGGTGTCTTAccgattttttttctctatttttcagtTCATGGGACCTGGGTATCGGGTACAAAGATCCAACCCCATGTTCCTGTCGATCTTGTCGATGGGGACATGCTGAGGCTCGGCGCGTCGACAAGGGTGTATAGATTCCAATGGGTCCCTCTGAGTCGCGCTTCGGAGATGGAGAAACCCATGGAGCCTTTGCTCGAAGAGAAAGAAGATACCTATCAGGCAAGATTTAGGGTTCTTTCCCTCTTCTTGTTGCCTTTCTTGAAATTGAAATGTGAATTCCAGTAGGATTAATGTTGTCTCTTtccattttgattctgatttcctCTGTACGGAAGAAAATATTAGGCAGGAATTAGGAATGATCCATTTAATTTTCCTCTTCTTGTTTCTTGCGTGGTTTTTATTTGTTGTAATCCATTAGGATGTATGGTTCTTAAATTTAGATTTTGTTCCGATTTCTTCTGTATAGGAGGAAATTCCAATGCCCTTGAATGCTAATTCAGATGATATGttggcttcaaagatccattcGGTGATGGATTCCGCAAACCCCTCATCTCTTGATgagttctcttcttcttctttaccaTTGCAAATGGAAAGCCAGAGCCCAGTGACAAAGGAATTCGATGAGGAGGAGAACTTGAGCTACTTTTTTGTTGCTCCAGTGGTGGAACAAAATGGAGAAAATGGAAAACTAGATGAATTCTCTGCTGTTGGGGTACCATCTGAAAGAGAAAAACTAAGCCCACCGGGTTTGGAGAAGCGGGCAATGTCATCAAGCCTCTTGTCTAGAAGAAGCAAATCCATTAGCCTTCTTCGCATTCCCAATGGAAGGGCTAGAGAAAGAACAGGAAGCACGAGCTTTGCTGAGGATATGGAAGAAGAGATCCAGAAAGAGGACATCAAAAAACAGGGTGAGAGAGAAGGTTCACTTAGCAAGGTTCTTTTTGCTGCTATCGATGAGAAAGAAATAGGAGAGACATTTGATTCAGAGAAGGAGAATTCATTGCTAAAAATATCAGCTGATCAGAAGACGAAGATGAGCAACAAGCTGCAGAATTCACCTTCCAATGTCATTATTCATTTGAATGCTGAAGAAGAAGTGTTCAATTCAGATAAAGAGAATTGGACGCCCCAATTTTCCAAAGAGTCAGAATTAAAGAGATTTGTCTCTTTGAGTTCTGTGGAGAACAAAGAACAAGATGCATATGCTTCAGATAAAGAGCATTTAGTCTCTTTCGATCAGAAGGAAGAGCACACAAGCTTTGAGAGGTCACCTTTAGTGCCATCTCGGCCTTGAATCTGAAGGAAGACATGCTTCATTCTGATAGAGAAATGTGGACACCTGAATCTTGTAAAGTGCAGAGAAGAAAGGAACATATATTTGAGAATCATGTGGATAATGAGAAAGAAGATACATCAGCTTTAGACAAGGATAATGTGAGACCTCAGCTTTCATTTGATCAAGTGCTTAGGAAGAACCAGAGAGACCTGCTGGGATCTTCTTCAATTGACATCTCATCCTTGAATGTGGAGGAAAACCAGTTTCAGTATGACAGAGTGAATTGGACCCCTGAAGTTTCAGGAGATTTGAAACTAGAGCGACCAATTTCAAAAAGTAATGCaagcaaccaaagacatgaagaGACATTTGCTATAGATAAAGAAAATTTGACCACAGAATTATATTCTAATCAAAAGTTTAAGGGCAACCAAGATGAGCAACAACCATTTATAGCGACTTCGAATGCTGAAGCTGTGTTCATTCACATAAAGAGAATCAGACACCTGAGGTTCCCAGAGAACAAAAAATTAAGAAGCCTATCTTTGAGAATTGTGGGACAAATGCAGGAGGAGAGGACTTGGTTCTGTCAGACAAGGAGAATCTGACCCCTGATGTTTCAAGAGCTCAAAGATCCATAAAACCCGTATCTGAAAGCCTCGCTAAAGTGGAAAGGGAAATTATGAGGAAAAGAGTGGAAAGGGTCCCATTTCAGCTTCTCTTGGATGATAACTGTGTCATGAATGGCCAAAGGATGGTAGAGAAATGCAACAACACTTCCATCAACTCAATTTCAGGAAATAATTATCCTGTCAACAATACTGAGAGAGTGGAGGATAAAAGCAACGGTACTCTGGTAAGTAATGGCATAACCGtcctttttattttgaatagtgtaCATAGGCTTTTATATCACCCCTCAACCTGGACTTTAAATGCGTTGCAGAACCAACCGATGGGCCAAATTCTTGGTAaggtggaagaaaagaagaaatggaACATTGTGGTTGATACAAGTTGCTTCCTTAACGAAGAGTCAGAAAGATCACTGCATCTATTAGAAGGCCTTAAAGGGACTCACCTCATCATACCCATGATGGGTAATATGGATTGGACCATTCTACATTGGCTGCATATATACCTTCTTTATTCAGCATTGTCTTAaaattctcttttatcttttttgcAGTAATAAGGGAACTGGACTGTATGAAACGCCATGAAAGCTGGTTTCGAAAGGAAGCAAAGGCTTCTTCAGCATTAAAATGGATAGAGGAGTGCATGGTTAAGTCAAGTTGGTGGATTCATGTCCAGAGCTCATCAGAAATGACCCCAGTGGCATCAACACCTCCTGCTTCTCCTCATTCAATATCAGCCAAAGGAAATAATGAATTTGGGGCTGTTCCCTCAGGCTTGATGGGATTCTCCGCCTGCGGAAGTCTGATGGAGATCGTCTCTCCAACAGTAGAAGATCACATTCTTGACACTGCCCTCCTTTTCAAGAGAATAAAAACTGATGGACAACTTGTCCTTCTTTCAAACAACATCACCTTAAAAATTAAAGCCATGGCAGAGGTATTAATAGCTTTGTGTGAGCTGTTTTTCGTTTACACCATAAAATCCATTATGATCAGGACTAAAACTGGATTTGTTGTGGTTCCAGGGACTGCTATGCGAGACACCAAAGGAACTCCGTGATAGTCTTGTTAACCCATATTCAAAGAGGTTTTTGTGGAGGAAAAGCAGTCCAAGAGGATCCACCTGGTCTAGCTCAGATCAGATGGCCTACACTGAGAATTACTACCACCAATTGCCAAACATAAGAAAGGCAGCTGACAGAGAAGCAGGATTGAAGCTTATACTGCTCCACAATTCTGATTATGCACCAACCATTTTCTTTCAAGAACATGCCTAaatttgagttcttctagttccAGTTTGAGAACATACTTTATGTGTATATGCTGTTCATAATAGCTCCAGCTTTCAGATGAGTTTTATATCACTTTTGAGAGGAAATAAGTTCATATTAATACTCTTCAATTTCTAGCATTGTATATTGACCTGGTTATGTCATCAGTGATGTTAAAGATATTTCAGAGTAGACCCATTGGTGGTTTCTTTTTCTCATTGAAAtgggaaaaaatgaaaaaagctTCACTCCAATTTTGCCTGACTATCAGGGCCCATAATGACATGTTAACCAGTTTCTACAGTTCTGTCTGTGATAGTCCTAGAAAGCTTCATTTTCCTAAATGTCCATTCATAGCGGCTCTAGACCGGCTGGTATAATGCTGTCAGTGCAAGGATTTTGGTGTTGTGGAAACACCAAAGTTACACTTCCTTTGACATATCTACCATGTGGAAATTTAGAGGCTTAGAACCACATTCTCTGTTAACATGGGGAAGGAAGAAGACAAAATGGATAGCCTAATAAaaatagagaaattctttgtgcatcatggcggtatagaaaatccgatgtggagTGCATCATCTTATCTCATTGGTCCACGTAGCCACCatttttcaatgcgcatttaatatctgcagttttactttttcatttataattttgaatgacgaaaatatccctgCTCTTtagtaaaaattatgacatcttatgtccatattataacatcctacgtGCAGGAATCATAATTCGatgtgcaggatgtcataatttgatacaggatgtcataatatatacatgatgtcataaattttttcaaaaaataagagcattttcttcattcaaaatttttaaacgaaaaaacggAACTACATACATTAAATACGTGTTGAAAAGTGGTTGAACAAAAATATCCTCCATTTTACATtctgaccatattatgacatcctgcatgcagGAAGTTATAATTTGACGCAAGATGTGATAATATgccagatgtcataatttttttgataaattatgacatcttacgtgtaaaaaattataatttgattcATGATGCCATAATATGCcatagatgttataatttttttcaaagaggagagatattttcatcattcaaaattttaaataaaaaaaatggaaagcattAAATACGTGTTGGAAAGCGGTGGCTATGTGGACCAATCGGAAAGATGGTGCACTCCattcggattttctacaccacccacgtgcacaaagaatttcccttCTGACGGCTGTTGTTCAAGCTTGTTTAATAGGAATTGAATCAACTTATTTAGCTCCAGAGGTATAGGATAGCATTCCATGATCTTTTGATTTTACCGCCTTCCCTACAGATGTTTGGATGATGTTGCTGAAGCTAAAAGACAGCTTCAACATAGGCAACTGCCCCACCATAATTCTGTCCTCGTAATTAATTCAGTTTAGATCCAGTGCAAAGCCAAGCTTTTGGAATCTTCACACTGATGTATTCAAACTGCAAGTCATCCTGTACAAGCCTTTTTATCTTCTAAACCTCCTTTGTCTGACAATTGTTGAAAATTGCAAGATATCCTGATAACAGAAATTTCTGTTTTAAACCTCCTTTTTTTCATGATGCTGTCAAAGTCCCCGCTTAAGTCTCAACCTATGGAATAGTGTTATTGAAGCAAAGTCCCATGTCATAAGATTAAAACTTCAGTTCTGGTAATTCAGTTCAGATGCAGCACAGGCTTTTAAAACTTTCACACTGATGTAATTGCAAGTTTTCCTAGTacaagattttctcttcaaaccTCCTTTGTCCGACAAGTGTTTGAATTGCATGATATCATTATTACAGtattttctattttaaaaaaaCCTTCGTTGTTTCTTGACCTCTATCAAAATCCCAACTGAAGTCTGAACTTATTGTTCACAAAATTAATGCATCTTGTTGAGTCTCCCCTTCATCAATATGTTTTCATGCTGCTACATTGTGTTTTCTATCCACTGGGAGGTGGTGAACTTAATTTAACGAGCACATTTCAAAACAACCTTTTCAGAACAACCTTCTTGTCTTCATGGATTCAGATACCTTCCACATTCTTTTGTCACAGACAAATTTCATCTAGTTTAATAAAGAAATTTGGCTCCAATAGCGGCGATCAAAGTAAAAGTGGATTCATCAGATAATTCTCTATCATTTTTTAATTGAGATGTAAGGCTAATTAGATCCGTCTCAGTTTAATCTGTAATTTGGTCTGCATGAAAATTCACTGCCACAATGAGAAGCTTAATGCTGAAATGAACAGGATAGGATCCAAGAAATGGTTACATGTCAATCTCTTAGATAAATGAATGATTCAAACTAGACTGCTATTCCAATGCACGAGTTGTATGTTAATATATCAGTTGTCACGGCCATCACATAATTATTCATATGTCAGCTGCAATGCTATCCAAGATGCCTTGTCTCCTACTACAATTACGTTGTCAGTTGTTACCAACTTTTGACATACTAGCCTCATGAACATATCTAGATCTGTCTGCATGATGTATCTGTGTGATCAACCGAGTCAttgcaaatttttatttttattattttttttatttttttaatgtacTGAAAAATTGCTAACTACAGAAGAGGAACATGTGCAAACAACTCTATCAGAACTTCATCATGCACATGGATGAATTTGAATCTTTTCCTTTTTCCTGTATGTACataaaaatgattataatttgaaattcccAGGCACAAGATTCTGACTTCCTGCTCAACTTGGTACATAATAATTGTTGACAATATAGTAAACATCCATAGATTGCAAAGGAACAGAACACAGTTAAATATTATGGTAACATGAACATTAAGAGTCAAACTATAATTACTAAACATCACAGGACATTTGCGAAAGAGGAATATGATAAACATAGAAAGTTGAATTATACTGCTTCCAACCACATATCGAAAGAGTGGAAGGATATTATTAGCGAAATCATGTAGAAAACTGAATGCATCCTGGTAGTCAATGATGCTTCTCAGCCATTGCCACCATAATGGGAGGATGGGTGTCAGTTTTGTCCACTTCCTTGAATTAAATTACTTGAAccaaaaggaagaaaggagaatggACCTTCAGAGACTTCAGATGCAGGATGTAGGAACTCATCAAGTCCTCCAAAGTTACAGGCATCAAAATTCATAGGAGAGAAACAGCCCGTTCCAACATCAACACCTTTAATATTGAGACTCTGAACATCATCCAAGGTTCTCCCAGCAAAGTTATACTCCAAAGTTCCCACCATATCATTCATCACTTCATTGGGCCGTGCTTGATCCAATGTTCCTAAAACCTTGGCATCATCCACTGCAAGAACAGGTGTATGGCCCTGGAATAAAGAAACATGCCCGAACAACTTATCCTTCCTTGAGAATGTTGTTCCGCACGAGCATAGCCATTTGTCACGACCACAATGCTTCTCATGAGTTTTCAGGTCTGCAATGACTGAAAACTTCTTGGTATTGCATCTACTGCAGATATAACTCTTGTCGCAGTGGCTTCTCTTGTAATGGTTTTTCACACAGAGGATTGTCTTGAGAGGTTGGAACTTCTTGTGCTCCTTGTTCCTCTTGCACCCTACAAAGGGGCAGGAGTACCTCTTTATAAGTGCTGGTTCTGAGGTTGATTCCTTGTTAGGCTTGGCAAGAGCAGCTGGGGTCTTGTATTCATCTCCATGGCCTCTCATGTGCATCCTTAGGTTCGCATCTCTCTTGAATCCCTTCCCACATATCACACAGAAGTGGGTATGTGGTGCTAAAATTTCCTCCTTCTCCAACTGCAAGACTTCATAAGAACCAGGGGGAAGGTTTTCTCCATCAACACCATCATCACTGTCCTTCACATCATGGTCTTCAAGAGAAGCAAGCTCAGTTCCCTCACTATCACTTTTCAGACATTTAATCAGCTCAACATCTTCATTCCCATGACCATGCAAACCTTTGATCAGCTCACTGCCTTCTTTCCTACAACTATCTTTATTTAAACCATCGATCAGCTTATCACATGCTGAAGCCTTGGGTACCTCCATAGGTATGACCGCATTCTGTTGCTGACTCACATTTAAGCCAAAGCTAGTGGGAGCACCAATGAAGCTGCCCAGCTGACCGGCTGAAGGATTAGTTGAGACAAGTGTATTCTTGATGGAAGGAAGAAGAGAACCTGCTGTTGAAATCAACTGAATTATGATGCTAGTCAAATCTGCCGTCACAAGCTGTTGCTGAGCGAACATTTCGTTAGCTCGGTTGGAGAACTGACTTTCCTGGTTGATGATAGACTGTACTATAGCTTGAACTTGGTGGATCTTTTGCTCGAGGAAGGAGAGGTTGCTCAGTATCAATCTTGGATTCCAATCCAGAATTGTATTATTGACATTTGGACTTGGTTTGAATTGATTTGCACTCTTTACCTCAGGCTCTGGTTGATATAAGCTACGAGCTTCGGTGCCTAGAGTAGGGGGAAATTCTGGGAAGGTTTGTTCAGGTCCACCACCATAACATAGATTTATTGGGTTGAATTGGATAAATGGCTGGCCCAGATTGAAATTTCTTGATGTGTCTCCCATCATTTGGCAAGAAGATTTTGCCAATGCTTCTGAATTTATTCTCAGCTTGGGATCCATTTCCTCTGCCAATAAGACATCAATTCAGCCCTCTAATCCAAGTGCTTCTTTAAGGAATTTATCACTGCCCAATTCAAAGACCAACTTAAAACCACATCTCTGAAAACAGTCCACAAAGGGACCCTATTATTAAAGCTAATTGCCTCCCCCCCCCTcctttttttaattatcaatcaTTCAGTCTTTACAAGAAGGCCCCAAACCCCAAAAATTTCTCAGAAAATTCAAAACCAAAATTAACCAGAAAGACTTCTTTTAAAGTCATACTTCACGGTGCCCCCAAAAAGAAACCCAAAAGCTCCAGTTTTTCCTTCAGAATTACAACCAAAAAAGAATTTCTATTTTTGGACATTTCCTTCGCCACAAGCCTCAAGAAAAGGGAGAAAAGCAGTGAAAATGCAGAGGATTTTATACCAGAAGTTTGATAATACTCATAAACAACTAAAATCTTCAATCCTTCAAACAGAAATTGGATAAAAACGTAAAATAAACCATTTTTTACCccataatattcaaaaaaatcatcttttaataAATCAAGAGACAGCCCTAAACCCATATCCCAAAAAAAAATTCACCATACACGCAAACAGAACATCCGAAAGCTCAAATTTTTCCACATAAATCACCGGCAAAATCTCATCTTGCTAACATATCCATCACCAAACAGacttaaaagataaaaaaaaaaaaagagagagagagaacaataAAATAGGACTTACAGAGATATTTGAGGTAATCTGAGAAGGGATTAGGCCTCGGGACCCTTCTCTAGTCGATGCCCTCAAGAGCTCCGGTCCGTCTCCGCTCCAACCGAAGCCATTTAAGCATCCATATCCAAATTCCACAGCCTCCCCACATTCTCTCCCCCTTTCTCTCTCAGTTTGACCACTCTTTGTTTACAACGTTCAAAAGTAaaattgaataaattggaagatgGAATGAGAAGGGATAGCGTACTCCTCACGAACTCCATAACCTCGTCTTCaatgattgaataaaaaaataGTGTTGCACAGCTGGCTGCACTAGGTGGTTTATAAATTtaatgagaaaatatttttttatccagAAAATAAGAAATGATTTAGAGTAGATTTGATGAATATTTCTAAGTTCAAATATCCTTCTtcctttattatatatatatatatatatatatgggtgtTTCTAAAGGAAAGGGCTTTCTCTACATCTCCCTATTTACTTATTTAGTTATCTGGCATTAAAGAAGCGTTAGGTGAGTGAGGATGAGCACCAATCAACGACAGTTGCTCAGGAAAAAAAAACTCCAAGGAGCTCAAGCTATAATAGTTGCAATATTAAtttatgttatattattataaaaataaaatattattaattattttcaacAAAAGATAATTAGCACAATAGTAAAATAATAATGTTACATATCATCTCTTTGCTCATTCCTCAAATCACTTATGACAACCAAGAGTCGCATGGAGCAAGAGGACAAGTGATGTTAGCGGAGACTTGTGGACTATATTCTACTCTAATCATCATTCATGGCTCAATTGAGCAGTGATTTATGGAATAATTAGAGGCATGTTCTCTAGCAATTTTTTATAGCaaagttataataaatattatttgatgaaACCATTGCTTGCATAGACAAACAAATTAAGCAGAAGTCTCTATTCTTATTTTCAAAAGGAGAAAGTTGTTGGATTTTTCTGCAACAgtctatatataattaata
Above is a genomic segment from Elaeis guineensis isolate ETL-2024a chromosome 1, EG11, whole genome shotgun sequence containing:
- the LOC105037969 gene encoding LOW QUALITY PROTEIN: uncharacterized protein (The sequence of the model RefSeq protein was modified relative to this genomic sequence to represent the inferred CDS: inserted 2 bases in 2 codons), whose protein sequence is MLAEKRERSQENEIKIPVFSVLKKGSILKHIFLNSPEPGIGEEGNVPNQEEEPILIGRHPDCHIVLDHPSISRFHLEIRIEPAKQKISVIDRSSVHGTWVSGTKIQPHVPVDLVDGDMLRLGASTRVYRFQWVPLSRASEMEKPMEPLLEEKEDTYQEEIPMPLNANSDDMLASKIHSVMDSANPSSLDEFSSSSLPLQMESQSPVTKEFDEEENLSYFFVAPVVEQNGENGKLDEFSAVGVPSEREKLSPPGLEKRAMSSSLLSRRSKSISLLRIPNGRARERTGSTSFAEDMEEEIQKEDIKKQGEREGSLSKVLFAAIDEKEIGETFDSEKENSLLKISADQKTKMSNKLQNSPSNVIIHLNAEEEVFNSDKENWTPQFSKESELKRFVSLSSVENKEQDAYASDKEHLVSFDQKEEHTSFERSPXSAISALNLKEDMLHSDREMWTPESCKVQRRKEHIFENHVDNEKEDTSALDKDNVRPQLSFDQVLRKNQRDLLGSSSIDISSLNVEENQFQYDRVNWTPEVSGDLKLERPISKSNASNQRHEETFAIDKENLTTELYSNQKFKGNQDEQQPFIATSNAEAVXHSHKENQTPEVPREQKIKKPIFENCGTNAGGEDLVLSDKENLTPDVSRAQRSIKPVSESLAKVEREIMRKRVERVPFQLLLDDNCVMNGQRMVEKCNNTSINSISGNNYPVNNTERVEDKSNGTLNQPMGQILGKVEEKKKWNIVVDTSCFLNEESERSLHLLEGLKGTHLIIPMMVIRELDCMKRHESWFRKEAKASSALKWIEECMVKSSWWIHVQSSSEMTPVASTPPASPHSISAKGNNEFGAVPSGLMGFSACGSLMEIVSPTVEDHILDTALLFKRIKTDGQLVLLSNNITLKIKAMAEGLLCETPKELRDSLVNPYSKRFLWRKSSPRGSTWSSSDQMAYTENYYHQLPNIRKAADREAGLKLILLHNSDYAPTIFFQEHA
- the LOC105037944 gene encoding zinc finger protein STOP1 homolog, translated to MDPKLRINSEALAKSSCQMMGDTSRNFNLGQPFIQFNPINLCYGGGPEQTFPEFPPTLGTEARSLYQPEPEVKSANQFKPSPNVNNTILDWNPRLILSNLSFLEQKIHQVQAIVQSIINQESQFSNRANEMFAQQQLVTADLTSIIIQLISTAGSLLPSIKNTLVSTNPSAGQLGSFIGAPTSFGLNVSQQQNAVIPMEVPKASACDKLIDGLNKDSCRKEGSELIKGLHGHGNEDVELIKCLKSDSEGTELASLEDHDVKDSDDGVDGENLPPGSYEVLQLEKEEILAPHTHFCVICGKGFKRDANLRMHMRGHGDEYKTPAALAKPNKESTSEPALIKRYSCPFVGCKRNKEHKKFQPLKTILCVKNHYKRSHCDKSYICSRCNTKKFSVIADLKTHEKHCGRDKWLCSCGTTFSRKDKLFGHVSLFQGHTPVLAVDDAKVLGTLDQARPNEVMNDMVGTLEYNFAGRTLDDVQSLNIKGVDVGTGCFSPMNFDACNFGGLDEFLHPASEVSEGPFSFLPFGSSNLIQGSGQN